One stretch of Bacillota bacterium DNA includes these proteins:
- the murA gene encoding UDP-N-acetylglucosamine 1-carboxyvinyltransferase has product MSTIVVKGGGSLQGSIHIEGSKNAVLPILAATLLGNTASTIGNVPHLEDVRTILQLLDDLGATVTWLDRTTVKIDPRGVNAHQPSQDLVGRMRASLLVLGPLLARLGLARSHLPGGCAIGTRPIDLHLKGFEALGASVAISGGAMEVSCPRLKGAHIYLDYPSVTATENILMAASTAQGITLLENAAEEPEVVDLARFLNAMGASVTGAGTGTITIEGVQELTGVSHTVIPDRIECGTYMVATAISRGSVRLEGAMAQHLQSVLAKLQEAGVSVVEGPGWLQVTSFRRPRAVDIKTLPYPGFPTDMQAPFMSLLTLAQGVSVISETVFENRFLHVDELKRMGAKIKIESRAAVIQGVRSLSGAPVKATDLRAGAALVLAGLAAEGVTMVSSAEHIQRGYVDMPGKLRALGVDVETYP; this is encoded by the coding sequence TTGTCCACCATAGTAGTCAAGGGGGGGGGGTCCCTCCAGGGTTCAATCCACATAGAGGGTTCGAAGAACGCCGTGCTTCCCATACTGGCGGCGACCCTCCTTGGTAACACCGCCAGCACAATAGGGAACGTCCCGCATCTTGAAGACGTTCGTACCATCCTCCAACTCCTGGATGACCTTGGGGCAACTGTGACTTGGCTGGATCGCACCACGGTGAAGATCGACCCGCGGGGGGTTAACGCCCACCAGCCCTCTCAGGACCTGGTAGGCCGGATGAGGGCATCCCTGCTCGTGCTGGGACCGCTCCTGGCAAGACTGGGGCTCGCCCGCAGCCACCTGCCCGGCGGTTGTGCCATAGGCACAAGGCCCATCGACCTTCACCTGAAGGGCTTCGAAGCGCTAGGGGCTTCCGTGGCCATCAGCGGGGGAGCCATGGAAGTATCCTGCCCCCGGCTGAAAGGAGCCCACATATACCTGGATTATCCCAGTGTGACCGCAACCGAGAACATTCTCATGGCAGCCTCCACAGCCCAGGGCATTACGTTACTGGAGAATGCTGCCGAAGAGCCTGAGGTAGTCGACCTCGCCAGATTCCTCAATGCCATGGGTGCCAGTGTGACTGGTGCCGGTACCGGGACCATCACCATCGAAGGTGTGCAGGAGCTCACCGGTGTAAGCCACACGGTAATCCCAGACCGGATCGAGTGCGGGACCTACATGGTAGCCACGGCCATATCCCGGGGCTCGGTCCGCCTGGAGGGGGCTATGGCACAGCACCTCCAATCCGTGCTGGCCAAGCTCCAGGAAGCCGGGGTGTCCGTGGTAGAGGGGCCCGGCTGGCTCCAGGTGACATCCTTTCGCAGGCCAAGGGCAGTAGACATAAAGACCCTTCCCTACCCAGGTTTCCCCACAGACATGCAGGCACCCTTCATGTCACTCCTCACCCTAGCCCAGGGGGTCAGCGTCATCTCGGAGACCGTTTTCGAGAACCGTTTCCTGCACGTGGACGAGCTCAAGCGAATGGGAGCCAAGATTAAGATAGAGAGCAGGGCAGCGGTTATACAGGGGGTTAGGAGCCTTAGCGGGGCCCCGGTTAAGGCCACAGACCTCAGGGCTGGAGCAGCGCTGGTCTTAGCCGGCCTGGCGGCGGAGGGAGTCACCATGGTGTCCTCAGCCGAGCACATCCAGCGCGGGTATGTGGACATGCCTGGTAAACTCAGGGCCCTTGGGGTCGACGTGGAGACATACCCGTAA
- a CDS encoding ABC transporter permease, translating to MSNRLRSWLTVLSVVIGVGSVVSLMAIGEGARQAIVRQIGSLGENVIIMRAEDASVTFREELAGELVERVPSLEYATPVVRAETSIRWRRVRGSAGILGVNGQFPVIRDHEVISGRFFSNLHVQQRSRVAVVGYNYGLSLLGGRDPVDHSLTLGGRSFRIIGVLAPKGEGSAEGIDNMIVVPYTVAQQLSGTRNVQEVWGKAASAGEADLAMAQLSRIFRREIGLDKIVPSGDGEGDPGLPEDMPEQEPIPIEKSVVMETPVPPGEELPGGSLLPEKDINEMVTVTSLNQMLKEADRANRILSLLLGGIAAVSLLVGGIGIMNIMLVSVTERTAEIGLRKAVGAKRSDLLSQFLMEAFLLSALGGVLGLILGNVIVRVIGFYALEAVITVPVALVAFTLALVVGIAFGVYPAWLASGLQPVEALRHR from the coding sequence TTGTCAAACCGCCTGCGTTCTTGGCTGACAGTCCTGAGCGTGGTGATCGGGGTCGGCTCAGTGGTGAGCCTGATGGCCATTGGTGAGGGAGCCCGCCAGGCCATCGTGCGCCAGATAGGGAGCCTGGGTGAGAATGTCATCATCATGAGGGCGGAAGATGCCTCCGTGACCTTTCGTGAGGAACTCGCCGGGGAACTGGTAGAGAGGGTCCCCAGTCTGGAGTACGCCACCCCTGTGGTCCGGGCTGAGACCAGCATACGCTGGAGACGGGTCAGGGGAAGCGCTGGCATCCTGGGAGTGAACGGGCAATTCCCCGTAATTCGCGACCACGAGGTGATCTCGGGCCGCTTCTTCTCCAACCTCCACGTGCAGCAGCGTTCGAGAGTGGCTGTGGTGGGGTACAACTACGGGCTAAGCCTGCTGGGCGGGAGAGATCCCGTGGATCACTCATTGACACTGGGCGGCCGCAGCTTCCGCATAATCGGTGTCCTGGCGCCAAAGGGAGAGGGAAGCGCCGAGGGCATCGACAACATGATAGTCGTACCATATACTGTGGCGCAGCAGCTGTCAGGGACGCGGAACGTACAGGAGGTCTGGGGAAAGGCCGCTTCTGCCGGAGAGGCTGACCTGGCCATGGCGCAGCTCAGCAGGATATTCCGCCGGGAGATCGGCCTTGATAAGATAGTCCCTTCCGGCGATGGGGAAGGGGACCCCGGTCTTCCCGAAGACATGCCAGAACAGGAGCCCATACCCATAGAGAAGTCTGTGGTTATGGAGACGCCTGTGCCGCCCGGAGAGGAACTCCCCGGCGGTTCCCTGCTGCCCGAGAAGGACATCAACGAAATGGTCACGGTAACGAGTCTTAACCAGATGCTCAAAGAGGCAGACCGGGCCAACAGGATCCTCAGTCTCCTCCTAGGAGGCATTGCCGCCGTCTCATTACTGGTTGGCGGTATTGGCATCATGAACATCATGCTGGTGTCCGTGACAGAACGCACGGCGGAGATCGGCCTTCGAAAGGCTGTGGGCGCCAAGCGATCAGACCTCCTGTCACAGTTCTTGATGGAAGCCTTCCTCTTGAGTGCCCTCGGCGGGGTACTGGGGTTAATACTCGGCAATGTGATTGTAAGGGTCATTGGCTTTTACGCTCTCGAGGCCGTCATAACGGTCCCGGTTGCCCTGGTAGCCTTCACGCTAGCGCTCGTTGTCGGGATAGCCTTCGGGGTTTACCCGGCGTGGCTGGCCTCTGGGCTGCAGCCGGTTGAAGCCTTGAGGCACCGCTAG